The Gossypium arboreum isolate Shixiya-1 chromosome 6, ASM2569848v2, whole genome shotgun sequence DNA window ttagaactgcatcagaatcGAGTAGGAACTAAGGGGAATCGTTGAttgaaggaatcggtggtaagtctttccaacctagtctttatttcgtactttagaaaaagccgaaacccctaaaggttagggaggctgtcgatttgggtttATAGCCCTAAGGGTTGTGataattactttattttgataatagtgtgatctagaggctgttgatcaagggcttggacatgTGGAACAACTGGATCTAAACTTAGtcgctaacttcggcaaaggtaggatcgctagtgcctaaggtgttattggccgaatatggtaaggagttaatatgtagttcgttttcgatagttagattaacgtggtagtaatacaattgtaggcagttcgtgcgtggatctcgtcaatgaatcgtcataaaataggtgtgtaaacgacacccactcatagactagatcggcaaaagctgaaaagctaaAAAGCCggcatttgtgaacttgcgaCCGTGCGAGTGCTTGTGAGGcagtttggttgttaattttggtaatggcaagcagtatgattgcagagtgcgcaatttcgtgcactttggtatatttgggcttaatgggccaaaaacgagtTAGCGGGCCAACGGGACCAATTCGATAAAAATGCTCggtaagtgcttctgttaatgtgttaatggttataatatgtatgtaaactctagaatagtaaattttattggAATACctctaagtatgaaaattaccattttacccctaagtgcaaaaatgaccgttatacccctagggttaattttgactgaaatgcataatattctgattatgtttgttgtatgccatgacatgtatatctattgcatagggttgggttttgttatggaggaagaacctgttcggtggtcgtgccacgattcgatataagcgactttctttgcggattatagttagtgcatgGCCGGTGCTAACATCGTAAGTGTAGGGAtagcgtgggtgatttattccccacaggaagtgtagggatggacggaggcaagtgcagggttggatggggttatcatgtattaatcatatgagactatattgaaatgggcccaactgtgctgatatgggcaaggcccaatatatctcgacttgtatagGGTTACGGCctagattgatactgatatgggctaggcccagtatactctgttACCGTAAgaggctatggcccagattaatattgatatgggctaaggcccagttaactttgatttctgaatagggcttaggcccagtaaagcttgaactaatttgggctctggttgggatactttacacaatgagttttccaaactcacccccttttttcccatctttgcaggtgagccttagatcgatggacttggagctgggcaggattcagagtggccacgaagattaaatttctggtttttaaataagttacaattagcttccttttaaatttcgcatttatttttgattatttttattttggtttaagttgtaataaggccgctctttttattatttttaatattttggcttattaaattggttagctctagggcgcattttataaaagttacttattttcaaaatatcacgattacgAAAGCAAAGCTTAAAGAACGTAAAcgcgttttcaaaggaaataaatattttaaatagacttaaacttaatttgttgttcgtggacaagtaatatgctttaagtgtggcaatggacgtatgcatgtctaggattggatccatgaagagcttggtacttaagcagtccaatagactcacctcctcttttctggcttcctacctagtgcacagcttccattcactttaatctataacgaaaatattcttttcaaagatttttaattaaaacatgatttttacaataacgctccaatgagttttacatcaagaagggttttcaatgaaaacacggttttcgaaaaacacctcaatgtgacatgccgaattcggccgtaacgtctgggccggcctaaaagtttggctcgaatctggggtgtcacattgaagtgtttttcggaaaccaagtttccattaaaaacccttcttaataattaaaaacttgtaccctttttaaaccttgctagaaaacctcagctgaataacattcttaacaactttgcaaaaaatcctggcagttgcgaagcttaatttaaaaacaattacggttacgtgatgttttgaacaacagtagttgctttggaaaaccgtgttctaatactagcaattataagaacaataaataaaattccaaatttaaaatccagaaaattaaaagcaataatcaaaactataacataaacagtgtgtgtggcttcctccgagcccctcgcagccccgatccgtctaaggatggaaattacctgaaaggttaataaacgaggtgagtttacaaaaactcagtgtgaaatttcctactatataaaaggaacagtcagtcatataaaagaattaaaagttggccccagccctacttacagtttcagtatcaattgggccttagcccattttaacagacagtaccagatgggctttaacccattacagaataagaaacattatcagaactagaatcagaatcagaatcagaattaggtgatGAAATTAGAATCGAATCGATGTAATGtgaatcaaaatcgaatcgatgtcgtaatgtaatcaaaaatcaaaatgtgaatgcaatcccaacccaatccagcctataaccaaccgctacactctacccgtaccagccctacactccatgtggggaatagctcaacccacccagccctacactccacagttgcagcattgctaCTCAGTtatcagatattgtgacagagtcactagatacagatattatggcagagccactagaacaaatatttgtggcatagccaccagaaacagataatgtggcaaagccacttaacagaatacgtggcacaaagccatcaataactacattatgttaggcacatagccatcaactagagtaacataaccggcacacagccctaggtaaatgtgatcgacacagagtcgtcaataaccatatattggcacatagccttaggcaaatacgtttggcacacagccataatcaggttgccacagagccatatgtaggttgacacaaagccataatcagaaggctttaagccattggtagctgtatcatgttaggcacatagccatcatgacggtaatatagtcggcacatagcctcgggtaaatatgatcggcactcagccattgatcggtccacagtcgtcttgggcaacCCGTGTGACCTTATCAAATTAATAtgaatatacggctcttaagccttcggtggatccacagtcgtcaagcaaccatgcgagcctaacagatcagatcttccttcgtacaaaatcccaacccatgcaacatgtcatgtatgcagaatgtcatgcccgtatttgaatcaaacaatcacagtcaagtcattcatataccaacatatattcacaatcaaattcgtcaaccacacagtccaagtcagtcacttggccacaagggcaaaacaatcatttaacaccttaggggaaaaatggtaatttaccccacaaggtatctcggtaattccaccctacagtggtatttcgataattctaccctacaggggtattccggtaattctaccctacaggggtatttcggtaattctaccctacaggggtattttgggatttctaccatacaagggtatttcgataattttgtaaattgagggtaaaacggtaattctgtaaatcaagggtactttggtaattttacaagttgagggtatttcaataattttacaggtcgagggtatttcagtaatttcacaaatcagggatattttggtaattttacaaactaggggtattttgataattttacaaactaggggtattttggtaattttacaaactaaggatattttggtaattttataaacaaatggtattttagtaattttacaaaccaggggtattttggtaattttacaaactaggggtattttggtaattttataaacaaaagggtattttggtaattttataaacaaaggttattttagtaatttggtaaactaaagtattctaaacagggataacaatacgaatggccctaaagcctattctcggcctgAATGGGcctacatgctcgtgtggcccttttagcccaaatctagccacagatatgagattcacctagcctagtccaatatctactacacaatcaaacaacttatccaattgggctcgtaggctcattgggcccacatgaccccttttggcccatcgtggcccgaagtaaccatcctacagctagagtagtgagaaaatacacacctgataggagactggagttaatccgcgctccgagcactcttagccgacgcccaacccaaacgagcacgccataaagcgaaagggatcagccaagaaaggtacttttactctcctcatggctctttctatttaaagccagcttcgcatccacttttatgttagcttcctgatgtggggtcccttcatcaccagagtttaaattcaacaccaactcttgccgctccctcttagcaaaataaatgctctttgcttgccatgggattcgaacccatgcctccccttaaatgctccacacgctacttgccactaagccacaaggctttttgtgtcacaatttctccaacaatattcttaaggcctacctactacacccagggtttgattcacctaaaaccaaaatttttgctagagtccaagtttgaacctaggacttctccaacacttctcagcacacttaaccactaaaacaagccttcattaacgaaattttcacgcacaacagaatattataagctgcctttaaccgctcccatgctcaaggcccaaaacttctaggcccaaattcagggtgttacagagagactcgcggctatataaaatcgtgtctctaaaggttgaataagacgggggcaacgaacaaagtagaatcaaccctagatcttccttatcatactgaaccttcaTGGCCTCTAAGTTTGAGAGAaattctttaaacactgttaagtgttcgtgtacagacgcaccttcctccaaacaatgagcataaagacgctgcttcatatgcaacttgcttgttagaattttcgacatacatatttattctagcctcttccataatgcagcggcagtcttctctttcatcacatcctgcaaaatttcgttggaaaaatgcagatgtaattgtgttaacgcatttcgatccttacgcttcttctcttcatctgttaatgttgaaggaatcttatctatccctagcagggcatcctccagatccatctgtgcaagaactgcttgcatcttaatttgccacaatgcaaatctggtgttgcgatctaacagtggaatttcatacttcaaagacgccattaccgtgatcaagATGAACAACCCagaagctcggataccaatttgagaataaaataaaataaaataaaataaaaaggaacacacaaattttacgtggaaaccttttcgggaaaaaaccacgggcagaggagaagaaaatttactatgtcgaaaattttaatcaatacaagaggaatagactatgtctatttataggcttgtaaagccatattctagtaggattgaaacaccttatcctaatcaatataaaatagatggagtttaataaggtttaaaaaaccttattctaaaataaaataaaagaagtctagttctatatggattttacttttattttattttctattgtattttatttaaataagaatttgggccacttaattctaacagttcAAGCCATATTCATTGCAACTCCAAGGTTTTCCAGTTGTTGCATCTCAATATCAATTCTACGTTCCTCTACCAACCCGGCAGTAAAGAGATTCACTTGTTGTCGAGGTTTAAGATTAGCAGCCCTAGCCAATAGTGATAGAAATTGGCGTTGGTATTCCTCTACAGTCCCAGTTTGTCTCAAGTTGGCAAGTTCCCCCAAAGGGTTATTACTCATAGGTGGCTCAAACCTTATATGACAACATTCTTTGAAGCGCCCCCAATTAAGATTTGCCTCTTTTTCTTCCATTTGATCAAACCATAATTGTGCCTCTCCTAATAGATGGAATGAAGCTAAGCCTACTTTGTCTTTTTTGTTAGTTCGTTGATTGCCAAAAAAAATCGCATCTTTTCAGCCACCTAAAGGATCTCCAACACCATCAAAAGTGAGAAATTCTATCTTAGAGTATCGTGGCACCATGTACCCATCGTGTTCCGAGTCTGAATTCATTTTCCTGCCTCCGCTACTGCCCCGTTCTTCATTATTTTTCTTTGAATCCCCTTTCGTTATCTTTTGGACCGAAAGAGATAATATTGCCACCTGTTCCTCTAATGTTTGTTGCCTTGTAACCATTTGTTCCATGAAAGCCTCCAACTTGGTTGTCAAAGTCGTTTCGTCATGTAAGGCTGCTGGCTCGGATACCAAGTTGTTATGTGCCTTGGCGTAGAATCTAGTCACAGGTCTAGACGAGAAATAATTCTTGTTTCGACCCATGGTTACTCAAAAGGCACATTTGTCTTTGATTGAATCCCTTCTCAAAATGACGTTTCTTTTTCATGGAATAATTGCTTATCTCTTTATTTCATATTGACAGCCTTTCATAGACtgttaataaaaaagaaaaagtccTAATAGAATTCTTAATTTAAAGtttatgaaaaaaatgaaaacttaatataatagagaaaataaataaaactaaaataagatataataaaaaaataaaactaaaaattccTATTGCAATAAAAGCATAAATATTACATACCTCCGGCAGAAGCATTCCTTGCAAAGAAGCTATATCATTGTCAATTCACTTAGTGCCTAAAATCTACAATCAATCAAGAGATAGATTGAGATAAATCATAGCTTTAAATGTGGCATCTGATTTTCGCAACTTAGATTCTTATTAATTTGACTCTATTAAGGGAAAAGGGTTGAGATCATGTCTACATCCTCACCTTTTTTAGCCctctttttctttatgttttctttTTGTTATAAGTTTGCTTGTTGTTTGAACTGTCTTTTTTTTCACTTGTTCTTTTGTAACTTGTTtgggattttttatttttttttatttttagtcctACTGCTAATCTATTGATCTTGAATAAGTGAATATTCACTAAgttgaaaaaaaattaacattataAATAGAGGAATTCACTTATATTATATGTGTTAAAGAAAAGATTTACACCAAAGTAATTTTACACATTTACATAACGTtttgtataattaatattttaacaatccacTTAATATAGATAATGCATATCATTTTTagtaaattaaaatgtttaattgtttattttatataaaaattaaccattaaatatattaataaaaacaatattttatatCAATAAGATAAAAATATTCAATTGAAGTGAATTATAAAAGTACATAAATTAGTTGAGTTGTGCAAATCCACcccaatttttttatatatgggaagtttatttgtcaattttttttatttttttttgttgttgttttaggAGTAATACTATACTAACATATGAACTTGATTTCAGAAAGTTGTAGTTGCCCGAATCCAGCATATTGTAAAAATAAATATACTCTAATTGATATTTATCAACCAACCGACCAAGAACCTAACATCACCTTCTTACTCCTATATTTAACCCCTTCCCTCTTCTAATTTCCCCGCAAATTCTCTCTTAAGGGAAAACACCCTGCAGTTGGTTGCTTAAAGAACCATGGCAAGCATGGTAGAACTTGCTTTATATCTCTGTCTTTTTATGTGTTTGATTTTAACATGCTATGCACAAACTTGTGCCAAGTATGCCTTCTCTAGCAACCGTGTCTTCAAGTCATGCACTGATCTCCCTGTCTTAAATTCCTTCCTTCATTATAACTATGACGTTTCAGGGAAGCTGGAGATTGCCTATAGGCACACTGGGATCACTTCCTCTAGATGGATTGCATGGGCCATAAATCCAACATCCAAAGCTATGGTGGGGTCGCAGGCACTTGTTGCCTATCAACTGAGTGATGGAAGCATGAGAGCCTACACATCGCCCATTACTCAATACCAAACACAGCTGCAAGAAGGTGAGCTTAGCTTTGATGTCTCGGACTTATCGGCAACGTATTCGAACAATGAGATTATCATATTTGCTACTTTGGGTTTTCCCAATAATGACACTACTCTGAATCAAGTTTGGCAAGAAGGTGCCATGTCTGGGAACACCCCACAAATGCATGCTACTTCTGGTCCTAACGTTCAGTCCTTGGGGACCTTGAATCTGCTTTCTGGTCAGGCTGGAACAATTGGAGGAAGAACCTCAACACAAAGAAAGCAAAACGTAAGTAACTTAAACCGACCGTCATATTTCGtgtttcatccatataaattATTAAGGTACAACCCTTAAATATTTACATTAAGTTTTATTTACTTGTAACAAAATCCCTTTACAAGGTAAAAGTCATTGTTGAAGAAAGCAAATCGTAAATTGTTATATTTTGGAAATCAAATTTAATCGAGAGTACTAACACATTCCTTGATATAAATTTTTGCAGATTCATGGGGTGCTAAACGCAGTGAGTTGGGGTATCTTGATGCCATTAGGTGCTATAATAGCAAGGTACTTGAAGGTATTCAAATCCGCCGATCCTGCATGGTTTTATCTGCACGCTTCATGTCAGTTCTCAGCCTACGTCGTTGGTGTCGCCGGTTGGAGTACGGGTCTAAAACTAGGCAGTGAATCTCCTGGTATCCAGTATGATGCTCATAGAACCATTGGGATCATACTTTTCTGTCTTGGAACACTTCAGGTACTCAAAGCACACAAAAAGTAATACCATGTATACATATTTATTATCCGATAGATGGTAAATGCAGCATACTGATAGGCTGATAGTGAGGGTTTTGATTTGGATTTAGGTGTTTGCTTTGCTTGTAAGGCCAAAACCAGACCACAAATACAGAGTCTACTGGAATATGTATCACCATTTGGTGGGATATACAGTTGTAATCCTTAGTGTCATCAACATATTCAAGGGATTGGACATCCTGGAACCTGAGAAGAAGTGGAAGAATGCTTATATTGGAGTCGTCATAGCTTTGGCATGCAGTGGTGTCGTGTTGGAAGCCCACACATGGTTTCTTGTACAAAGGAGGAAAAGATCAGAAAGTGCGGGAAAGATGTCGCATGGTATCAATGGAGCACATGGAAATGGGGTTAACGCCCACACTGCGAACTGCTAAGCCACAGCAAACATAGAATTCTGGCCTCCTTTTTCAGAAGCAGAAGCTATTTTTGCAGTCTATAAGTAGTGCTAGGAAGAAACTATGGATGAATGGACAATTGTATTCTACCGGCTACTGGTACCGTAAGATACGCGCATATGTTTCTTTAGCACTttatagtgtttttttttttcgtGGGAAAGGATAAGGATGGTATGAAACAATTTAATTCACGTcctgaaaaaattaaatttaaataaaaattttaaaatataatataaaattattaatgggATATTAAACTGTTGAAAATAGATAACATATCTGTTTTAtaccatcatatatatatataaaacatacacCTTTTCTTTATACTTT harbors:
- the LOC108484914 gene encoding cytochrome b561 and DOMON domain-containing protein At5g47530-like, coding for MASMVELALYLCLFMCLILTCYAQTCAKYAFSSNRVFKSCTDLPVLNSFLHYNYDVSGKLEIAYRHTGITSSRWIAWAINPTSKAMVGSQALVAYQLSDGSMRAYTSPITQYQTQLQEGELSFDVSDLSATYSNNEIIIFATLGFPNNDTTLNQVWQEGAMSGNTPQMHATSGPNVQSLGTLNLLSGQAGTIGGRTSTQRKQNIHGVLNAVSWGILMPLGAIIARYLKVFKSADPAWFYLHASCQFSAYVVGVAGWSTGLKLGSESPGIQYDAHRTIGIILFCLGTLQVFALLVRPKPDHKYRVYWNMYHHLVGYTVVILSVINIFKGLDILEPEKKWKNAYIGVVIALACSGVVLEAHTWFLVQRRKRSESAGKMSHGINGAHGNGVNAHTANC